AGTTCATTTACATGAAACAGAAATTGCTACTAGTATATAAGTAATCGCGGTCCAAACATATGGTGATGATACATCTTTGCTCCAAGTTCTTCATAATTGATTCACCTTTTTAAAAACTTGTTTTTTGTTGGTCACCTTCGCTTGACTACATAAGATGTAAAACCTGTCCTTATTTACTGTAACTTTCATTATTGAGCTTAAATTCCCCCATTTTTCACGTTTACAAGTTCATCCTTCTCTGATGATATTCTTCTACGAAAGAACAAAAAAGGTATTGGTAAATTTTAGAACAATTTAAATATTTTTCCAAACTCTAAGAAAAATAAATTCCGAAGAACCTGTCAACAAATAAGGAATCCCATAATCTCACAAATTAAGATGAGTTTGTTTTGTCGTCTCTTTTGAAATAAAAGAATGATTGGTAGAAATTCTACTAGAAAAATATTTCTGACCTCTATACGGAAATCAAAGGTCTCTCCGTGCAAGAAAAACAGTAAGTTACAGCAGGCCAACTAGCCCTGAAATTGCCACAGAGCGACTGCATCATAAAGAAATTTCCCATTGTAAAATCAATTCCCGGGTAGCAATTTACCTCAAAGAAGGATGTGCCAAACCCATGATACATAAAAGCCTTGTGCAATCTTTTCCCAAACTTTTGATATTATAAGCTGACGCTGTCACTTGCACAACCAACAAAAATTCAAAATTGGGTGTATGCCATCGGTCTCTACATACAACTTCAAGTATAACAAGCTACATCTTAGAGTTATAAGCTGAATGGAAATGTGATGGTCAAGAATTATTTCTTTCTAGGCCTACCTTGAAAGAACACAGGCCCATTTGTACAGCTCTTTGGAAAAGTTCTCTTTTAAAAATAAGGTGTTTGGTTGGTTAGCTAAAGAAATTTTGTGTTGGTTATCTAAAGAAATTTTGTGAGTTTTCTCCAAAACAAAAATTCTCAAAAGCTTTTCTGAAAAGGGACAAAGACGACCACAGTAGACTTTCCAAGAAGAACTTTGATCTTCAAGTCCTATAAGTTAGCTAAAACCGAAAACAAGATTAAACAGCTCAAACATTTTCAGCCTCCTCTGAGAAAATGAAGGGCTTGCCTTGATGTGTTCCAGTGACCATGTAAAAGATCCTCTGGTTCCAGTTCAATCCCTAACCGATATTTCAACGAGGCTTGGCCATTGATGGGTAATTTGCATTTTCTTTGCAACTCGACAAACCTGTGAATGTCAAAATTATTCTGTTGGATGAGCCTACTTTGCCTTGAACAAAAAAGCCTCTTCAACAAATCTTGGTATGTTGGGTCTCTTGAAGTAAAGAGGAAGTAAACATAACCTAGTATTGCCCCAGTAGCAGTACCGAAAAACGCTATTGGTTCCATTACATCCCAAGAGAATTCCCAGAAGGTAAGGCGGAAGAAGAGGCCAATCTGTAAAAGACCAGCTCCCATTCCAGTCCACAAAATGCGGCGGACCTGCTTATGTGCAATCTCATCAATTTTATCCTTCTTTTCCTGCAGATTCTTTAGCTCATCTTTTGTAGGGTCATCTTCAGGTAGAAGTGCTAGAGGTACTGcccttctaatttcatcaactaCCTGTACATAAAACAAGAATATGAAACGGAAAACATTCAAGTGTGCAAGCAAGTTTGGCAAGAAATACAAAATATATGGAATAAAATCTCAGTCAGATGCAAATTCAGAGTTCGATTTAATACATTGTTACTTTAAGCATTGAAATTATAAATAAGGATTTCCTTTTATGGTTGTTTCATAGTAATATCTTAGTGTTCCGCATGAATGTACAAGAGGTTATTGAAACAGGACATCTCCATGCCAAATTAGAGATGATCATACTAACAAACTTCAAGACAAGAAGAGTTGTCTGCAAATCTCTAAATTCTTTGTCATAAAATCAAGCTTCCCAAATCCTCCAACCACTGCCAACCCCACCAGACCCCGTCCCACTCCTTTATTCAAAAATCTCAAACAGAAGCAGATCATTAATTCACATTGATTTATTCAACATAGACCAGTTACAAATATTGAACTAATTTAAGAACCTAGATTCAAAACAGGAAGGCAAATTACTGATCCCAAACTCATGAATCTGGATGAGACCATCCTCAGATTAGTAATCCGCATTGCGGAATATAGTTTACACCTTTCGACCATTCAAATAACTAATAGGAAACAAAGCTGATCAATGTACGTGTTCCTTCTAATCCACATAGCAATGGTAGATATGAACCAATCAATCAGCTAATTTCAATCTCAAACTAGTTACCGTTAGTTGTATGAATCATTGCTTTCCATTCTGCTGTATTCAAGCCCATTTCATTCCAATATTAATAATTGTCTAGAAACACCTATGCccacacatgtatatatacacaagtCCGTAAAACGATACAAACTCAAGAAGAAAAACATATACTATGGCCTTCCCAAGGGGCCAATCCAATCAAAAGCCAAATGAGTATCCATATGCCACATACTGAAGCACAATGAGCCCCAAACATTCGCGCGAAAGAGTACTTCCAATGATAACTCTGCTAAAAAATTCAAGATTTAATGGATACAACAGAGAGAAAATACAGTAAATCATACAACCCCACATAcaaaaaaagaatgaaagaaacatccatctatatatatattagaagtgGTGAATCAAATAGATAAAAAGACTATATACCTTATGAGGGTGAAGATAAACTTTATCCCTGAATAGCCAAACAACTCCGGCTTGATCAAGAAGTCTTGCAAAAGACACAGCCTCGTCTTTTGTCTTGGCCAAACCAATACTCTGACACGCTCTCAACAGCTCCGAATACCCAATAGCCTCTTTATTACTCTCATCCATCCCTAGCAGCCTCCTCTTGAGCTCCTCCACATTCACCAATCTCATCAACCTCTTTCCCTCCTCTAATTCACTTGTATTCCCATTCTTGTTTTCCCTCACCGAACTCAGCAATCGGGTCGACCACCCATGTTCATAACTGATCCCGCAGGTGGACTTTGCCCTTGCAATTGTCTGTTTCAACATATAATATGAACTACTTCTCCACATGCTTTCAACTTTTAGTTTTTTTACAACAGTTTTCACGTATAATTAATGTTAATAATGTATGGACAGATCGATATTCAAATATTTGTATCATGAGCCATGAAGATTTTGAATCTCAACAAGGAAGTTTGAAAAAATATACgcagaaaaaggaaagaagagaacGAGAAAGACGTACGGACTGTTTAAAGAGAGTGCATGAAAGCCACTAACGCCCCACTAAAGGAGAATAGAATGAGAGTGGTGATTTTTCATGGCCAAGTTATTATACGGACAAGGGACGCCTTCACGCGCTTTGCTTTAAAGGACGGTCCAGCAGATACCCAAATATTCACCACCAACCATGCATGAGCTCAAAATTATTTACGCTCcctaactttgctttaaaaattaaatttatccCTTAATATTGAATAATAGACATTTTCCTGCCTCCCTGAATTCTATGCaatgtctattttacccttaatattTCAATTCTCCATCCATGTAATGCCTTTTTATAAATGTGCCTCACACGTTATCCCCTAACGAACTGGGCGGATGTAGCATGGTAGCGGCGGATTCAATTGAACCCTAACTTGCAATCCACGAATATACTGTGCAAAATCacctaaatatacatatatattgagcTGAACCCATAACTAAAAGAGGGTATGTGTCCAGTGGTGAAGCAGTCCAGCATAAAGCTGTTTCACACAAGCACATGCGAATTCGAGTACTCGTGGCTACAATTTTTTATTAGATTTACTTCTACATTATAAATTCCTAAAGTTAAAATCTTGGATCTGCCGCCTCTGTAACAATATTAGATAATGTTATTTATGGTTACGTTACGTTTTTTGCTTTACTAAGTacaaaaatattatatatatgtatatatattcgcTTATTCATTTTATCCGTGCGGAAAAATATTTGATGAAAAAACTTCCAACATCAAGGACGCCTCATGTAGCCATTTTGAGATGTTATTTAATTCTAATAACCCTCTTCATTGTACAGTTTCTTTGAATGTTTTGAATAGATTTAAGAGGAAAATTTAATTAAACTCTCTAACAAAATCTCCCCTTATAGGATTGACCATCAAACAAACatgcaaataaataaataaataaatgagaaTTGCATTAATCTTTCTGGCATGAAAATCTCTTACCTTTGAATGTTTTATCGTCATTTATTCTAAAATCGATGTTATTAACTTCATCGAAGATTCTGAAGAAGCCCTCGAGTTGCCAACCTTCGTGCGATGCATGAATA
The sequence above is a segment of the Lycium barbarum isolate Lr01 chromosome 6, ASM1917538v2, whole genome shotgun sequence genome. Coding sequences within it:
- the LOC132644380 gene encoding calcium uniporter protein 5, mitochondrial-like; the encoded protein is MWRSSSYYMLKQTIARAKSTCGISYEHGWSTRLLSSVRENKNGNTSELEEGKRLMRLVNVEELKRRLLGMDESNKEAIGYSELLRACQSIGLAKTKDEAVSFARLLDQAGVVWLFRDKVYLHPHKVVDEIRRAVPLALLPEDDPTKDELKNLQEKKDKIDEIAHKQVRRILWTGMGAGLLQIGLFFRLTFWEFSWDVMEPIAFFGTATGAILGYVYFLFTSRDPTYQDLLKRLFCSRQSRLIQQNNFDIHRFVELQRKCKLPINGQASLKYRLGIELEPEDLLHGHWNTSRQALHFLRGG